The Streptomyces camelliae genome window below encodes:
- the rpsA gene encoding 30S ribosomal protein S1, whose amino-acid sequence MTSSTETTATTPQVAVNDIGNEEAFLAAIDETIKYFNDGDIVDGVIVKVDRDEVLLDIGYKTEGVIPSRELSIKHDVDPNEVVAVGDEIEALVLQKEDKEGRLILSKKRAQYERAWGTIEKIKEEDGIVTGTVIEVVKGGLILDIGLRGFLPASLVEMRRVRDLQPYVGKELEAKIIELDKNRNNVVLSRRAWLEQTQSEVRQTFLTTLQKGQVRSGVVSSIVNFGAFVDLGGVDGLVHVSELSWKHIDHPSEVVEVGQEVTVEVLDVDMDRERVSLSLKATQEDPWQQFARTHQIGQVVPGKVTKLVPFGAFVRVDEGIEGLVHISELAERHVEIPEQVVQVNDEIFVKVIDIDLERRRISLSLKQANESFGAHPEEVEFDPTLYGMAASYDDQGNYIYPEGFDPETNDWLPGYEKQREEWERQYAEAQARFEQHQQQVIKSREADAAAAAEGGGEAAAPAATGGSYSSEGADTSGALASDEALAALREKLAGGQS is encoded by the coding sequence CCGCAGGTAGCGGTCAACGACATCGGTAACGAGGAAGCCTTCCTCGCAGCGATCGACGAGACGATCAAGTACTTCAACGACGGCGACATCGTCGACGGCGTCATCGTGAAGGTCGACCGGGACGAGGTCCTGCTCGACATCGGTTACAAGACCGAAGGTGTCATCCCGAGCCGCGAGCTCTCGATCAAGCACGACGTCGACCCGAACGAGGTCGTCGCCGTCGGCGACGAGATCGAGGCCCTGGTCCTCCAGAAGGAGGACAAGGAAGGCCGCCTGATCCTCTCGAAGAAGCGCGCCCAGTACGAGCGTGCCTGGGGCACCATCGAGAAGATCAAGGAAGAGGACGGCATCGTCACCGGTACCGTCATCGAGGTCGTCAAGGGTGGTCTCATCCTCGACATCGGCCTCCGTGGCTTCCTCCCGGCCTCCCTGGTCGAGATGCGCCGCGTCCGCGACCTCCAGCCGTACGTCGGCAAGGAGCTTGAGGCCAAGATCATCGAGCTGGACAAGAACCGCAACAACGTGGTCCTGTCCCGCCGTGCCTGGCTGGAGCAGACCCAGTCCGAGGTCCGCCAGACGTTCCTCACGACCCTCCAGAAGGGTCAGGTCCGCTCCGGTGTGGTCTCCTCGATCGTCAACTTCGGTGCCTTCGTGGACCTGGGTGGCGTCGACGGTCTGGTCCACGTCTCCGAGCTGTCCTGGAAGCACATCGACCACCCGTCCGAGGTCGTCGAGGTCGGCCAGGAGGTCACCGTCGAGGTCCTCGACGTCGACATGGACCGCGAGCGCGTCTCCCTGTCGCTGAAGGCGACCCAGGAAGACCCGTGGCAGCAGTTCGCCCGCACCCACCAGATCGGCCAGGTCGTACCCGGTAAGGTCACGAAGCTGGTGCCGTTCGGTGCGTTCGTCCGCGTGGACGAGGGCATCGAGGGTCTGGTCCACATCTCCGAGCTGGCCGAGCGCCACGTGGAGATCCCGGAGCAGGTCGTCCAGGTCAACGACGAGATCTTCGTCAAGGTCATCGACATCGACCTGGAGCGTCGTCGCATCAGCCTCTCGCTGAAGCAGGCCAACGAGTCCTTCGGTGCGCACCCGGAGGAGGTCGAGTTCGACCCGACCCTCTACGGCATGGCCGCGTCGTACGACGACCAGGGCAACTACATCTACCCCGAGGGCTTCGACCCGGAGACCAACGACTGGCTGCCGGGCTACGAGAAGCAGCGCGAGGAGTGGGAGCGCCAGTACGCCGAGGCGCAGGCCCGCTTCGAGCAGCACCAGCAGCAGGTCATCAAGTCCCGCGAGGCCGACGCTGCCGCTGCCGCCGAGGGTGGCGGCGAGGCCGCGGCTCCGGCCGCGACCGGTGGCTCGTACTCCTCCGAGGGCGCGGACACCTCCGGTGCGCTGGCCTCGGACGAGGCGCTGGCCGCGCTGCGCGAGAAGCTCGCCGGTGGCCAGAGCTGA